The window TCGTCTGTAAGTCTACGTTTGAGGTTGCCTACGACTTCCTGGCGAACGCACTGAGCGAAATGACTGTTGCGTCTCATGTACTCTTCTTGAAATGTTGATAAGAGACGTTGATACTCGGTATGCGATTCCAGTTCATTCCATCGGATGATTTCTGCTGTATAGGATTCCTCTATCAGTATAGTCTCGATCCGCTCACAGAACTCTCGTCCTCGTTCCAGGGCGACAACGAGTGCTGATGAAAATGTCCTGTCGCTGAATACTGAGTCCGTAAGAGCGTAAATATTGTCCCCAATTAGGAACGCGAAGCGTGCTGCGTTACCTTGCGCCCACTGCACGTACTTGTGAAGCCGTCGATTTGAATAATACCGTCGGCTTAGACTTATTCCTAAGTACGCCGCTTTAGGACCTAGAGGCAATTATACTCCTCTCTTGAGATAT of the Candidatus Zixiibacteriota bacterium genome contains:
- a CDS encoding tRNA-dependent cyclodipeptide synthase → MPLGPKAAYLGISLSRRYYSNRRLHKYVQWAQGNAARFAFLIGDNIYALTDSVFSDRTFSSALVVALERGREFCERIETILIEESYTAEIIRWNELESHTEYQRLLSTFQEEYMRRNSHFAQCVRQEVVGNLKRRLTDEVVKRFDSEEEPTSWNILDSYVLREMAGLITMSEYLGFSVEVYPGPDVGILNMLYKNVFPSLTNDLPETTKREFISLSF